Proteins encoded together in one Campylobacter peloridis LMG 23910 window:
- a CDS encoding flagellar protein FlgN, whose amino-acid sequence MVKQYLDETNSILEKLINLTIEDITQIQAANHQYVSKSVEDKTKLVNDFQIAKKNLDKALVDLSNQGNNKGLDELLDDEDKEKLALLKQNLNTLHQKNKEYAKLVLVIKDFYDKLLNTMFEQNGTNNAYGDKKTIPDSLFKINV is encoded by the coding sequence ATGGTAAAACAATACTTAGACGAAACAAATTCTATATTAGAAAAACTCATCAATCTTACTATAGAAGATATCACTCAAATTCAAGCTGCAAACCATCAATATGTTAGCAAAAGTGTGGAAGATAAAACCAAACTTGTTAACGATTTTCAAATAGCTAAAAAAAATCTAGATAAAGCTTTAGTAGATTTAAGCAATCAAGGAAATAATAAAGGTTTAGATGAACTCTTAGATGATGAAGATAAGGAAAAACTTGCTCTTTTGAAGCAAAATTTAAATACTTTACACCAAAAAAATAAAGAATACGCAAAATTAGTCTTAGTAATAAAAGATTTTTACGACAAACTTTTAAATACCATGTTTGAACAAAATGGAACAAATAATGCTTATGGAGATAAAAAAACAATTCCAGATTCATTGTTTAAAATCAATGTTTAA
- a CDS encoding flagellar biosynthesis anti-sigma factor FlgM translates to MINPIHQTYVAQVATSDLNKTENKENNKAKETQKVEESKVSLIASQIKNGEYKIDLQATSKAIADSLL, encoded by the coding sequence ATGATAAATCCTATACATCAAACTTATGTAGCTCAAGTTGCTACTAGTGATTTGAACAAAACAGAAAATAAAGAAAACAACAAGGCAAAAGAAACTCAAAAGGTAGAAGAAAGTAAAGTATCTTTAATTGCTTCTCAAATTAAAAATGGTGAGTATAAAATAGACTTACAAGCCACATCAAAAGCAATAGCAGATTCTTTATTATAA
- a CDS encoding rod-binding protein, whose product MRVDNYLASKNYSSELYESITKHNNSYKAAKNYADSAFKNDIAHIQTLSDEDKALKEQTDAFEAFLIKSVLDISLKQENSLFGKDASDEIYSSMYNDTMSKALSGGLGFSKLLFDYLKERG is encoded by the coding sequence ATGAGAGTTGATAATTATTTAGCAAGTAAAAACTATAGCAGTGAACTTTATGAAAGCATTACTAAACATAACAATAGCTATAAAGCCGCTAAAAACTATGCAGATAGTGCTTTTAAAAATGATATTGCTCATATACAAACACTAAGTGATGAGGATAAAGCTTTAAAAGAACAAACTGATGCTTTTGAAGCTTTTTTAATCAAAAGTGTTTTAGATATTTCTTTAAAGCAAGAAAATTCTTTATTTGGAAAAGATGCAAGTGATGAAATTTATTCTTCAATGTATAATGACACTATGAGTAAGGCTTTAAGCGGTGGTTTAGGTTTTTCAAAATTATTATTTGATTATTTAAAAGAAAGGGGTTAA
- a CDS encoding flagellar basal body P-ring protein FlgI: MRILLFCLVLNLSVFAATIKELTNVVGVRDNQLIGYGLVVGLNGSGDGTSSEFTLQSISNMLQGMNVKVSPGDIKSKNTAAVMVTAKLPAFARSGDKLDVSVASLGDAKSLQGGTLLMTALKGVDGEIYAVAQGSLAIGGLSPRPGAAGTHSTSANVMNGAVVEREIPQNFSQNDDLILSLKEADFKTANNIERVLNTIFDTDIAKALDSRTIKLTKPEEFSHVEFMARVLEQDIAYTPESKVIIDERTGTIVAGVNIEVEPILITHKDITIKIDPNNTVALGQNEIDMKDGGILDPVSNTLKITNSKTTVANIARMLNKLGAAPNDIIAIMQNLKRAGAISAELEVI; the protein is encoded by the coding sequence ATGAGAATATTATTATTTTGCTTAGTTTTAAATCTAAGTGTTTTTGCAGCTACTATCAAAGAGCTTACCAATGTAGTAGGTGTTAGAGATAACCAACTTATAGGATATGGTTTGGTTGTTGGTTTAAATGGAAGTGGTGATGGCACAAGTAGTGAATTTACCTTACAATCTATTTCAAATATGCTCCAAGGTATGAATGTAAAAGTTAGCCCAGGTGATATAAAATCAAAAAATACAGCCGCTGTAATGGTTACTGCAAAACTTCCTGCTTTTGCAAGAAGTGGTGATAAACTTGATGTAAGCGTAGCTTCTTTAGGTGATGCAAAATCTTTACAAGGTGGAACCCTACTTATGACAGCCCTAAAAGGAGTTGATGGTGAAATTTATGCTGTAGCTCAAGGTTCTTTAGCAATAGGTGGACTTAGTCCAAGGCCAGGTGCAGCAGGAACACACTCAACCTCAGCTAATGTAATGAATGGCGCTGTTGTTGAAAGAGAAATTCCTCAAAATTTTAGCCAAAATGATGATTTAATTTTGAGTTTAAAAGAAGCAGATTTTAAAACAGCTAACAATATAGAAAGAGTTTTAAATACTATTTTTGATACAGATATAGCAAAAGCTTTAGATTCTAGAACTATTAAATTAACAAAGCCTGAAGAATTTTCTCATGTTGAATTTATGGCAAGAGTGTTAGAACAAGATATAGCTTATACTCCAGAGAGTAAGGTAATTATAGATGAAAGAACAGGAACTATAGTAGCAGGAGTAAATATAGAAGTTGAACCTATATTAATCACTCACAAAGATATTACTATAAAAATTGATCCAAATAATACCGTTGCTTTAGGGCAAAATGAAATTGATATGAAAGATGGTGGTATTTTAGATCCAGTATCTAATACTTTAAAAATTACAAATAGCAAAACAACGGTAGCAAACATAGCAAGAATGTTAAATAAACTCGGAGCAGCTCCAAATGATATTATAGCTATTATGCAAAATTTAAAAAGAGCTGGCGCAATTAGCGCTGAATTAGAGGTGATATGA
- a CDS encoding RsmD family RNA methyltransferase translates to MHKIQDYQNVKDFLKSYKPKEEKKEKSKKKNQKIYTIIESGIYKGKKILLPSLNTTRSTKSIVKSCVFNVLRYSLQDKIFIEAFGGSALMALEARSNGCLKSYAIEKDKKAYEVALKNASSIDKNTICFNDDTFKKTPQIIQNSKENIILYLDPPFDIREGFFDIYEKTLKLIENIQNSNVKIIIIEHHSSFKTPDKIQNYNKTKEKKFGSTSLSFYSLV, encoded by the coding sequence ATGCATAAAATACAAGATTATCAGAATGTAAAAGATTTCTTAAAATCTTACAAGCCAAAAGAAGAAAAAAAAGAAAAATCAAAAAAGAAAAATCAAAAAATCTACACTATTATTGAAAGTGGAATTTACAAAGGTAAAAAAATTTTACTTCCTAGTTTAAATACCACAAGAAGCACTAAAAGCATAGTAAAATCATGTGTTTTTAATGTATTGCGTTATTCTTTGCAAGATAAAATTTTTATAGAAGCTTTTGGGGGAAGTGCTTTAATGGCCTTAGAAGCAAGAAGTAATGGTTGTTTAAAGAGTTATGCTATAGAAAAAGATAAAAAAGCTTATGAGGTAGCTTTAAAAAATGCTTCTAGCATTGATAAAAATACTATTTGTTTTAATGATGATACTTTTAAAAAAACCCCTCAAATCATTCAAAATTCCAAAGAGAATATCATCTTATATCTTGATCCTCCATTTGATATCAGAGAAGGGTTTTTTGATATTTATGAAAAAACTTTAAAATTGATAGAAAATATACAAAATTCAAATGTAAAAATTATTATTATTGAACATCATAGTTCTTTTAAAACCCCAGATAAAATACAAAATTACAATAAAACAAAAGAAAAAAAATTTGGCTCTACTAGCTTGAGTTTTTACTCGCTTGTATAA
- a CDS encoding DUF5644 domain-containing protein yields the protein MQITLKIFRFDKNNDYLAYYKPYVYNSSEFESVYDLLVQIKKDDIYFNFEENPESCIKVNQVAIRQRRKLENIAKQFGKELILEPLDTKRATKDLIMDKSDFLEKLDYFKGLIDIHDIELYKQYDFLYYTSEVREFLPEYLGDSFFIFAYKMILKYPEKAPQFLKLVADEKKGIYYHTRFKNFISANELDYESYIKELKVMLVKSGLARSIF from the coding sequence ATGCAAATAACTTTGAAAATTTTTCGTTTTGATAAAAATAATGATTATTTAGCTTATTATAAACCCTATGTTTATAATAGTAGTGAATTTGAGAGTGTTTATGATCTTCTTGTTCAAATTAAAAAAGATGATATATATTTTAATTTTGAAGAAAATCCAGAAAGTTGTATAAAAGTTAATCAAGTTGCAATAAGACAAAGAAGAAAACTAGAAAATATAGCTAAGCAATTTGGTAAAGAACTCATTTTAGAACCACTAGATACTAAAAGAGCTACTAAAGATTTAATCATGGATAAAAGCGATTTTTTGGAAAAATTAGACTATTTTAAAGGTCTTATTGATATCCATGATATAGAACTTTACAAGCAATATGATTTTTTATACTACACTAGTGAAGTAAGGGAATTTTTACCTGAATATCTTGGTGATAGCTTTTTTATCTTTGCTTATAAAATGATTTTAAAATACCCAGAAAAAGCGCCTCAGTTTCTAAAATTAGTTGCAGATGAAAAAAAAGGAATTTATTATCACACTAGATTTAAAAATTTTATATCCGCTAATGAATTAGACTATGAATCTTATATTAAAGAATTAAAAGTTATGCTTGTAAAATCAGGTCTTGCAAGAAGTATTTTTTAA
- a CDS encoding thiamine-phosphate kinase, which translates to MDKENLIISAFANSINGDDGAVVDGYCYSKDLFCENIHFKTSWMKLEQIGAKAMLVNISDAIAMNATPKYALLGLSLPKYLDMKQIKALQKGLLNTAKDFKIQIIGGDTIAGKNIDISVTIISKINQKAIYRKGLKKGDLLAFSGNLGESLKGLNILYRGGKLHSNHRFIKPNLRQNFFYDIAKKVRVSMDISDGLNKDLSRMLFLNQLNAKFFKKLNKFILNSAEEYELLFAFDKKHKAFIQNMAKKHRVKLNIFAKTITGRYKFYGKEHHF; encoded by the coding sequence ATGGATAAGGAAAATTTGATTATAAGTGCCTTTGCTAACTCTATTAATGGAGATGATGGAGCGGTTGTTGATGGATATTGTTATTCTAAGGATTTATTTTGTGAAAATATTCATTTTAAAACATCATGGATGAAATTAGAACAAATTGGTGCAAAAGCAATGTTGGTTAATATTTCAGATGCAATAGCTATGAATGCTACTCCAAAATATGCTCTTTTGGGACTTTCTTTGCCAAAATATTTAGATATGAAGCAAATTAAGGCTTTACAAAAAGGATTATTAAATACTGCAAAAGATTTTAAAATACAAATAATTGGCGGAGATACTATAGCTGGAAAAAATATTGATATTAGTGTTACAATTATATCAAAAATTAATCAAAAAGCTATTTATAGAAAAGGTTTAAAAAAAGGTGATCTTTTAGCTTTTAGTGGAAATTTAGGTGAAAGTTTAAAAGGTTTAAATATTTTATATCGAGGTGGTAAATTACATTCTAACCATCGTTTTATAAAGCCTAATTTAAGACAGAATTTTTTTTATGATATAGCTAAAAAAGTTAGAGTAAGTATGGATATATCAGATGGTTTAAATAAAGATTTATCAAGAATGCTTTTTTTAAATCAACTTAATGCAAAATTTTTTAAAAAATTAAATAAATTTATTTTAAATAGCGCAGAAGAGTATGAATTATTATTTGCTTTTGATAAAAAACACAAAGCATTTATACAAAATATGGCTAAAAAACATAGAGTTAAATTGAATATTTTTGCAAAAACAATAACAGGAAGGTATAAATTTTATGGAAAAGAGCATCATTTCTAA
- the truD gene encoding tRNA pseudouridine(13) synthase TruD, protein MEKSIISKPLYVLKHSPINVYFSKNSNDFVVREKPLYEFSGKGEHLILHIQKKDLSTSEALRILSEQSGVKMRDFGYCGLKDKQGLTTQYISMPKKNEENLKNFKHDKMKILESFYHDNKLRIGHLKGNSFFIRLKKVSKVDALKIEQAFKNIQEQGFANYFGYQRFGKFQDNFLQGLEILKGKKIKNKKMQDFLISAFQSELFNKYLSKRIEFSHFINDFNEAEIRQIYNLEKSEIKSLKKQKHFFKILKGDVLGHYPFGKCFICEDLPNELERFNKKDISVMGLLVGSKAFEVGEGLAKKLEDDIFSSVYEFKNKMQGSRRFMWAYLEECKYNYDEEKAHFNLEFFLQKGSYATVVLEEILHMDIFEHTHNA, encoded by the coding sequence ATGGAAAAGAGCATCATTTCTAAACCCTTATATGTATTAAAACATAGTCCAATAAATGTATATTTTTCTAAAAATAGCAATGATTTTGTGGTTAGAGAAAAGCCTTTATATGAATTTAGTGGCAAAGGCGAGCATTTGATCTTGCATATACAAAAAAAAGATCTTAGTACTAGTGAAGCTTTAAGAATTTTAAGCGAACAAAGTGGCGTTAAAATGAGAGATTTTGGATATTGCGGACTTAAGGATAAGCAAGGCTTAACAACGCAGTATATTTCAATGCCTAAAAAAAATGAAGAAAATTTAAAAAATTTTAAACACGATAAGATGAAAATTTTAGAAAGTTTTTATCATGATAATAAACTTAGAATAGGGCATTTAAAAGGAAACTCTTTTTTTATTAGATTAAAAAAAGTTTCAAAAGTAGATGCTTTAAAAATTGAGCAAGCTTTTAAAAATATTCAAGAACAAGGTTTTGCTAATTATTTTGGTTATCAGCGTTTTGGTAAATTTCAAGATAATTTTTTACAAGGTTTAGAGATTTTAAAGGGCAAAAAAATAAAAAATAAAAAAATGCAAGATTTTTTGATTTCTGCTTTTCAGAGTGAACTTTTTAATAAATATTTAAGTAAAAGAATAGAATTTTCTCATTTTATAAATGATTTTAACGAAGCAGAGATAAGACAAATTTATAATTTAGAAAAATCAGAAATTAAGAGTTTAAAAAAACAAAAACATTTTTTTAAAATTTTAAAAGGTGATGTATTGGGGCATTATCCTTTTGGAAAATGTTTTATATGCGAAGATTTACCAAATGAACTAGAAAGATTTAATAAAAAAGATATAAGTGTAATGGGGCTTTTGGTAGGCTCTAAAGCTTTTGAAGTGGGTGAAGGATTAGCTAAAAAATTAGAAGATGATATTTTTTCATCTGTTTATGAATTTAAAAATAAAATGCAAGGTTCAAGGCGTTTTATGTGGGCTTATTTAGAAGAATGCAAATACAATTATGATGAGGAAAAAGCACATTTTAACTTAGAGTTTTTTTTACAAAAAGGCTCTTATGCAACCGTAGTTTTAGAAGAAATTTTGCACATGGATATTTTTGAGCATACACATAATGCATAA
- a CDS encoding DUF2325 domain-containing protein, which translates to MSVLVIGADEITPIKAVLTNLGAKNIEHWDARNENRVNKKPIPQNTECIVMLTSFLNHNTMKKIKTEAKKRNIPLVCAKRSVSCVYCEYCKVFGLEQEYQCLKKG; encoded by the coding sequence ATGTCGGTTTTAGTTATTGGAGCAGATGAGATAACTCCTATTAAAGCAGTTTTGACAAATTTAGGTGCAAAAAATATAGAGCATTGGGATGCTAGAAATGAAAATAGAGTAAATAAAAAACCTATCCCTCAAAATACTGAATGTATAGTTATGCTTACAAGTTTTTTAAATCATAATACCATGAAAAAAATAAAAACAGAAGCAAAAAAACGCAATATACCTTTAGTTTGCGCAAAGCGTAGTGTAAGTTGTGTGTATTGTGAGTATTGTAAGGTTTTTGGCTTAGAGCAAGAATATCAATGCCTTAAAAAAGGTTAA
- the fldA gene encoding flavodoxin FldA, with protein sequence MSIAVIYGSSMGNTEGAANMIAQKLGISDVLNIADIDADKINSYDKLICGTSTWGSGDLQDDWDGFDFSALSLSGKTIAVFGMGDSESYSDTYCSAMGKLAQALKAAGANLVGAVSTGGYTFEASDAVEGDKFVGLALDNDNHEDLTESRIDVWIEQIKPSFS encoded by the coding sequence ATGTCAATAGCGGTAATTTATGGTAGTTCTATGGGAAATACTGAAGGTGCGGCGAATATGATTGCTCAAAAATTAGGAATTTCAGATGTATTAAATATAGCAGATATTGATGCAGATAAAATAAATTCTTATGATAAATTAATTTGCGGAACTTCAACTTGGGGAAGTGGAGATTTGCAAGATGATTGGGATGGTTTTGATTTTTCTGCTTTAAGTCTTAGTGGTAAGACTATAGCGGTTTTTGGTATGGGTGATAGTGAGAGTTATTCTGATACTTATTGTAGTGCTATGGGTAAACTTGCTCAAGCTTTAAAAGCAGCAGGTGCGAATTTAGTTGGTGCGGTATCTACTGGAGGCTATACTTTTGAAGCAAGTGATGCAGTAGAAGGTGATAAATTCGTTGGACTTGCATTAGATAATGATAACCATGAAGACTTAACTGAAAGTAGAATTGATGTTTGGATTGAACAAATCAAACCCTCATTTTCTTAA
- a CDS encoding pyridoxine 5'-phosphate oxidase family protein: MDERIKNFIRSQKLLNLSMIDEDNGVYCASCYYAFDEKALALVFASKEHTKHIKLSYKNPKVAISIALDTDIINLIKGVQIKAKFSKASKEQENLYFQKFPFAKFSKASIFSLQIQWAKYTDNKILLAKKLEFSV, encoded by the coding sequence ATGGATGAAAGAATCAAAAATTTTATTCGTTCTCAAAAATTATTAAATTTAAGTATGATAGATGAGGATAATGGGGTTTATTGTGCAAGTTGTTATTATGCTTTTGATGAAAAAGCACTAGCATTAGTTTTTGCAAGCAAAGAGCATACAAAACACATAAAGCTTTCTTATAAAAATCCAAAAGTTGCCATAAGCATTGCTTTAGATACAGATATTATTAATCTCATTAAAGGAGTTCAAATTAAAGCTAAATTTTCTAAAGCTTCAAAAGAACAAGAAAATTTATATTTTCAAAAATTTCCTTTTGCAAAATTTTCTAAAGCTTCAATATTTTCTTTACAAATTCAATGGGCAAAATATACTGATAATAAAATACTATTAGCAAAAAAGCTAGAATTTTCAGTTTAA
- a CDS encoding EI24 domain-containing protein, giving the protein MTIFYLSLQDFLSKPFLKFSLLPLVFSLILFSFLVFYTYDLFFSYIDEIINGTFLAWFFSFSIVQFSLAFLSAIGGFFIIIFACVFFTMFIISFLTPYIVKKINQKYYNYSIENEISFLEVLFKAFKFILFFCILFIIATFLLIMPFVSIIIYYGVFYYLFHKLLILDVLSNVLDKKNFNEFYKNSSPLYFKISTLVFFILSSIPLFGLFLQVFYVIFLTHLSYQKILNLKAKHDG; this is encoded by the coding sequence ATGACTATTTTTTACTTAAGCTTGCAAGATTTTCTTAGCAAGCCTTTTTTAAAATTTTCTTTATTGCCTTTGGTTTTTAGTTTAATTTTATTTAGTTTTTTAGTATTTTATACTTATGATTTATTTTTTTCTTATATTGATGAAATAATCAATGGAACTTTTCTAGCATGGTTTTTTAGTTTTTCTATTGTTCAATTTTCCTTAGCATTTTTAAGTGCCATAGGCGGATTTTTCATAATAATATTTGCTTGTGTTTTTTTTACTATGTTTATTATTTCTTTTTTAACTCCTTATATTGTAAAAAAAATAAACCAAAAATACTATAATTATTCTATAGAAAATGAAATAAGTTTTTTAGAAGTTTTATTTAAAGCATTTAAATTTATACTATTTTTTTGTATATTATTTATAATAGCTACTTTTTTACTTATTATGCCTTTTGTTAGTATTATAATTTACTATGGAGTGTTTTACTATTTATTTCATAAACTTTTAATACTAGATGTTCTTAGCAATGTTTTAGATAAAAAAAATTTTAATGAATTTTATAAAAATTCATCACCATTATATTTTAAAATAAGCACATTAGTGTTTTTTATTCTATCAAGCATTCCTTTATTTGGCTTATTTTTACAGGTATTTTATGTTATTTTTTTAACTCATTTAAGTTATCAAAAAATTTTAAATTTGAAAGCTAAACATGATGGATGA
- a CDS encoding dUTPase, dimeric, with translation MEVKDILKSMLELQQKLNDDTNGIGWENGYTKEGKLISFRRCIYMECAELIDSFAWKHWKSIHTPANWDNVRIEIVDIWHFILSLILEEYKEKQINDKNFIAEEVSSVTFFDDFCKETSNPTDADIYGILNDIELIIHKCSGFDYDLGELLSVYFVLARKCGLNFFELYRIYIGKNILNQFRQENGYKEGMYKKIWNGIEDNDVLSQILKETLEYKEIYKKLQNAYNDAK, from the coding sequence ATGGAAGTAAAAGATATTTTAAAAAGCATGCTAGAACTCCAGCAAAAATTAAACGATGATACCAATGGTATAGGTTGGGAAAATGGTTACACCAAAGAAGGTAAATTAATAAGTTTTAGAAGATGTATTTATATGGAGTGTGCTGAGCTTATAGATTCTTTTGCATGGAAACACTGGAAAAGCATACACACTCCTGCAAATTGGGACAATGTTCGCATAGAAATTGTTGATATTTGGCATTTTATCCTTAGTTTGATATTGGAAGAATATAAAGAAAAACAAATAAATGATAAAAATTTCATCGCAGAAGAAGTTTCTTCTGTGACTTTTTTTGATGATTTTTGCAAAGAAACTTCCAATCCAACTGATGCGGATATCTATGGAATTTTAAACGACATAGAACTTATCATTCACAAATGTAGTGGATTTGATTATGATTTAGGCGAGCTTTTAAGTGTGTATTTTGTTTTGGCTAGAAAATGTGGCCTAAATTTCTTTGAACTTTATAGAATTTACATTGGAAAAAATATTCTCAATCAATTTAGACAAGAAAATGGTTATAAAGAAGGTATGTATAAAAAAATATGGAACGGCATAGAAGATAACGATGTTTTAAGTCAAATTTTAAAAGAAACTTTAGAGTATAAAGAAATTTACAAAAAATTACAAAATGCTTATAATGATGCAAAATGA
- a CDS encoding invasion antigen I — MQISSLNSQSFSMDIKTKSGNQLSFSMYDKKEAKFEKDGDLASLNLRNQFGFSFSYTGTKLTQDDINEIKEAVAKIQPQIDEFMKNSRVGSLKPKELITTAMKIGNALPESKTNEHKKATLHELLNTMDKSLKQEMNKTNLADIKKQIFQDSAKLLEEIWKQYENQEKKKEEENNKEFGFYA, encoded by the coding sequence ATGCAAATATCTAGTTTAAATTCTCAAAGTTTTTCAATGGACATTAAAACAAAAAGTGGTAATCAGCTTTCATTTTCAATGTATGACAAAAAAGAAGCAAAATTTGAAAAAGATGGAGATTTGGCTTCCTTAAACCTTAGAAATCAATTTGGTTTTTCCTTTTCTTACACTGGAACAAAACTAACACAAGATGATATAAATGAAATCAAAGAAGCAGTAGCTAAAATACAACCTCAAATCGATGAATTTATGAAAAACTCAAGAGTAGGAAGTTTAAAACCAAAAGAATTAATCACAACTGCAATGAAAATTGGCAATGCATTACCTGAATCAAAAACCAATGAACATAAAAAAGCTACATTACATGAACTTTTAAACACCATGGATAAAAGCTTAAAACAAGAAATGAATAAAACCAATCTTGCTGATATTAAAAAACAAATTTTTCAAGATAGTGCAAAATTACTAGAAGAAATTTGGAAACAATACGAAAATCAAGAAAAGAAAAAAGAAGAAGAAAATAATAAAGAATTTGGATTTTACGCTTAA
- a CDS encoding hydrogenase small subunit yields MSLGNEELKSILEHKIALLENSHKEEKNISLEAVNSIIKILGLPNDFSSLAHRYFQLHTPPSLIWLHLSECTGCSESLLRTSLPDFLDLIFDFISLEYHETFMSASGHQAESHLEEVLEKKDFILAVEGGVCAIDPFYLTIGAHGENGYEILQKCAKNAKTIFAMGTCSSYGGIQAAHPNPTKSIGISKVLEEKIINIPGCPPSDVNIIAALCFYILFEQDMALDEQNRPLALYGKCLHDLCERKAKFEAGNFAQSFDDESIKEGYCLFKIGCKGPYAYNNCPKVKFNSKTSWPVAAGHGCIACSEENFWDDFGFYEKPMSNEFAYNDFSIILDDKITYNSSSNELNSDNILLDLESDISGIFYQNNTKINFLDFSFEANPKVFLNNFAKTKMAIILSENYQKYFKDYYDFIQKNYDDESKTSNNILDLFYFIYPFISGKKLNHLDEFLDLALAYKFKHPSKFDFKTTITDKAKIDISKSLRMPLIYMLGGLDKNAIAFGLIFSIKEHLKQALKACKSNHNKKEILIHTKNEKLLKIFWDLTSI; encoded by the coding sequence ATGTCTTTGGGCAATGAAGAATTAAAAAGCATATTAGAGCATAAAATTGCACTTTTAGAAAACTCACATAAAGAAGAAAAAAATATCTCATTAGAGGCTGTAAATTCCATCATTAAAATTTTAGGTTTACCAAATGATTTTAGCTCTTTAGCACATAGATATTTTCAACTTCACACCCCACCTAGCCTTATATGGCTTCATTTAAGTGAATGCACAGGGTGTAGTGAGAGTTTACTTAGAACTTCATTGCCTGATTTTTTGGATTTAATTTTTGATTTTATTTCTTTAGAATATCATGAAACCTTTATGAGTGCAAGCGGACACCAAGCAGAATCACATTTAGAAGAAGTTTTAGAAAAAAAAGATTTTATTTTAGCTGTTGAGGGTGGGGTTTGTGCGATAGATCCTTTTTATCTAACCATAGGAGCACATGGTGAAAATGGATATGAAATTTTACAAAAATGTGCTAAAAATGCTAAAACAATTTTTGCTATGGGAACTTGTTCAAGCTATGGAGGAATTCAAGCTGCACATCCAAACCCTACCAAAAGTATAGGAATTTCTAAAGTCTTAGAAGAAAAAATCATCAATATACCAGGTTGCCCTCCAAGTGATGTAAATATCATTGCAGCACTTTGTTTTTATATATTATTTGAGCAAGATATGGCTTTAGATGAGCAAAATAGACCTTTAGCTCTTTATGGAAAATGCTTACATGATTTATGTGAAAGAAAGGCTAAATTTGAAGCAGGAAATTTTGCTCAAAGTTTTGATGATGAAAGCATTAAAGAAGGCTATTGTCTTTTTAAAATAGGCTGCAAAGGGCCTTATGCTTACAATAACTGCCCTAAAGTTAAATTTAATTCCAAAACATCTTGGCCAGTAGCTGCAGGACATGGTTGTATTGCTTGTAGTGAAGAAAATTTTTGGGATGATTTTGGTTTTTATGAAAAACCTATGAGTAATGAGTTTGCTTATAATGATTTTTCTATTATATTAGATGATAAAATAACTTATAATAGCTCTAGTAATGAGCTTAATTCTGATAATATTTTGCTTGATTTAGAAAGTGATATCAGTGGGATTTTTTATCAAAATAATACAAAAATTAATTTTTTAGATTTTAGTTTTGAAGCTAATCCTAAAGTTTTTTTAAATAATTTTGCAAAAACCAAAATGGCTATAATTTTAAGTGAAAATTATCAAAAATATTTCAAAGATTATTATGATTTTATACAAAAAAATTACGATGATGAAAGTAAAACTAGCAATAATATATTAGATTTATTTTATTTTATATATCCATTTATTAGTGGAAAAAAATTAAACCATTTAGATGAGTTTTTAGATCTTGCTTTAGCTTATAAATTTAAACATCCTAGCAAATTTGATTTTAAAACCACTATTACTGACAAGGCAAAAATTGACATATCAAAATCTCTTAGAATGCCTTTAATATATATGCTTGGTGGCCTTGATAAAAATGCAATTGCCTTTGGGTTGATTTTTTCAATAAAAGAGCACTTAAAACAAGCGCTAAAAGCTTGTAAAAGCAATCATAACAAAAAAGAAATTTTAATACATACAAAAAATGAAAAATTACTAAAAATATTTTGGGATTTAACGAGCATTTAA